The following coding sequences are from one Bradyrhizobium sp. WSM471 window:
- a CDS encoding sugar-binding protein, which translates to MRKLLLAGMAVAMMATPAFAQTYKFAVVPKAMNNPFFDVARDGCLKRAKELGNVECIYKGPIEHEPATQAQIIQDFITQKVDGLAISVADVAAMTKSIDAAAAAGIPVITFDADAPGSKRIAYIGTNNKDFGLALGKQLLQLRPEGGKYAVVSGGPGAKNLAERVDGVREALKGSKWVEVAGSPTFCNDDSALAVQQMADLRTATPDLAAIVPVGGWPMFAPEGYKAFVNKNKKDIDAGKFTLVVADTLKMQLELLRDGYSNALTGQRPFEMGEKSMDTLLAIKKGQKVPEIIYTGLDLVTKDNVAKMLK; encoded by the coding sequence ATGAGGAAATTACTTCTGGCTGGTATGGCCGTCGCGATGATGGCAACGCCGGCGTTCGCCCAGACCTACAAGTTCGCGGTCGTGCCCAAGGCGATGAACAATCCGTTCTTCGACGTGGCGCGCGATGGCTGCCTCAAGCGCGCCAAGGAGCTCGGCAACGTCGAATGTATCTACAAGGGGCCGATCGAGCACGAGCCGGCGACACAAGCGCAGATCATCCAGGACTTCATCACGCAGAAGGTGGATGGGCTTGCGATCTCGGTCGCCGACGTTGCGGCGATGACCAAGTCGATCGACGCGGCAGCCGCGGCCGGCATCCCCGTCATCACGTTTGACGCAGATGCGCCGGGCTCCAAGCGCATCGCCTATATCGGCACCAACAACAAGGACTTCGGTCTCGCACTGGGCAAGCAGCTGCTGCAGCTCCGGCCCGAGGGCGGCAAATACGCCGTGGTCTCCGGCGGTCCGGGCGCCAAGAACCTCGCCGAGCGCGTCGACGGCGTGCGGGAAGCGCTCAAGGGTTCGAAATGGGTCGAGGTCGCTGGGTCGCCGACCTTCTGCAACGACGATTCCGCGCTTGCGGTTCAGCAGATGGCAGACCTCCGCACCGCGACGCCGGACCTCGCCGCGATCGTACCGGTCGGCGGCTGGCCGATGTTCGCGCCCGAGGGCTACAAGGCCTTCGTCAACAAGAACAAGAAGGACATCGATGCCGGCAAGTTCACCCTCGTCGTCGCCGACACGCTGAAGATGCAGCTCGAACTGCTGCGCGACGGCTATTCCAACGCGCTGACCGGCCAGCGCCCGTTCGAGATGGGCGAGAAGTCGATGGACACTCTGCTGGCGATCAAGAAGGGCCAGAAGGTGCCGGAGATCATCTATACCGGCCTCGATCTCGTGACCAAGGACAACGTCGCGAAGATGCTGAAATAG
- a CDS encoding aldo/keto reductase, with protein MKRSRLGSLDVTSLGLGSAPLGGLFTPVSDADAEATIARAWSLGIRFFDTAPLYGFGLAERRLGAFLRQQPRDSYAISTKVGRLLRAPDGAAAEDEHYKGTSRERPVFDFSHDGVMRSVEESLARLGLDRVDVLLVHDPDDHYDDAVAGAFRALQRLRSEGTVKAIGAGMNQSDMLVRFAETVPVDCFLLAGRYTLLDQGALDALFPVCAAKNIGILLGGIYNSGILANPHTGAKFNYQDADAALVARALALDELCRKHGTELKAAALHFCMAHPAVTVAVMGARNAAEIADNIAMSEMAVPAAFWQELRARKLVDARAPLPGGA; from the coding sequence ATGAAAAGGTCGCGGCTCGGCTCTCTCGATGTCACCTCGCTCGGCCTCGGTTCCGCGCCTCTCGGCGGATTGTTCACCCCCGTCAGCGATGCCGATGCGGAGGCGACCATCGCCCGCGCCTGGTCGCTCGGAATCCGCTTCTTCGACACCGCGCCGCTCTACGGCTTTGGCCTCGCGGAGCGACGCCTCGGCGCATTCCTGCGGCAACAGCCCCGTGACTCCTACGCCATCTCGACCAAGGTCGGTCGTCTGCTGCGTGCGCCCGATGGCGCCGCCGCCGAGGACGAGCATTACAAGGGCACGTCGCGGGAGCGGCCGGTGTTCGATTTCAGTCATGACGGCGTGATGCGGTCGGTGGAGGAAAGCCTGGCGCGGCTTGGGCTCGACCGCGTCGATGTCCTGCTCGTGCATGATCCCGACGACCACTACGACGACGCCGTCGCCGGCGCCTTCCGCGCGCTCCAGCGCCTGCGCAGTGAGGGCACTGTCAAGGCGATCGGTGCCGGCATGAACCAGTCGGACATGCTGGTCCGGTTCGCAGAGACCGTTCCGGTCGACTGCTTCCTGCTCGCCGGCCGCTACACGTTGCTCGATCAGGGCGCGCTGGATGCGCTGTTCCCGGTCTGCGCCGCGAAGAACATCGGCATCCTGCTCGGCGGCATCTACAACAGCGGCATCCTGGCCAATCCGCACACGGGCGCGAAGTTCAACTATCAGGACGCCGATGCGGCACTCGTCGCCCGCGCGCTCGCGCTCGACGAGCTTTGCCGCAAGCACGGCACCGAGCTGAAAGCCGCGGCGCTGCATTTCTGCATGGCCCATCCGGCGGTCACGGTCGCCGTGATGGGCGCGCGCAATGCCGCGGAAATTGCCGACAACATCGCGATGTCGGAGATGGCGGTGCCGGCGGCGTTCTGGCAGGAGCTGCGTGCGCGAAAACTCGTCGATGCCCGCGCTCCATTGCCCGGCGGAGCGTAG
- a CDS encoding amidohydrolase, with product MIIDAHQHFWDPARADYPWMDAPELTPIRRAFGPADLAPLLKANGIDASILVQCRSELAETEEFLRIAHATPSVIGVVGWADLTDAALGETLDRLRASPGGDKLVGIRHQVHDEADPDWLLREDVQRGLTAVFAHDLAYDFLVRTRELPAAIATAQAFPQARFVLDHAAKPPIADGGSTVWSNGIAALAACGNVWCKVSGLATEAVWSDWNAERLFPFVAHAATCFGEDRLIFGSDWPVCLLAGSYGEIKGALEACLTKLGPQVREKAFGVNAKAAYRLAVS from the coding sequence ATGATCATCGACGCTCACCAGCATTTCTGGGATCCCGCGCGCGCCGACTATCCCTGGATGGACGCGCCCGAGCTCACGCCGATCCGGCGTGCCTTCGGTCCGGCCGATCTCGCGCCGCTCTTGAAGGCGAACGGCATCGACGCGAGCATCCTGGTGCAGTGCCGCTCCGAGCTGGCGGAGACCGAGGAATTCCTGCGGATCGCGCATGCGACGCCCTCGGTGATCGGCGTCGTCGGCTGGGCTGATCTGACCGACGCTGCACTCGGCGAGACGCTGGACCGGCTGCGCGCTTCGCCCGGCGGCGACAAGCTGGTCGGCATCCGCCATCAGGTCCATGACGAGGCCGACCCGGATTGGCTGTTGCGCGAGGACGTTCAGCGCGGCCTCACGGCCGTGTTCGCGCACGATCTTGCCTACGATTTCCTGGTCCGCACCCGCGAGCTGCCGGCCGCGATCGCAACCGCACAGGCCTTCCCGCAGGCGCGCTTCGTGCTCGACCACGCAGCCAAGCCGCCGATCGCCGATGGTGGAAGCACTGTATGGTCCAATGGCATCGCGGCACTCGCGGCCTGCGGCAATGTCTGGTGCAAGGTCTCGGGGCTGGCGACGGAAGCGGTTTGGAGCGACTGGAATGCGGAGCGGCTGTTTCCGTTCGTCGCGCACGCCGCGACATGCTTTGGCGAAGATCGCCTGATCTTCGGCTCGGACTGGCCGGTATGTTTGCTCGCGGGCAGCTATGGTGAGATCAAGGGCGCGCTGGAGGCCTGCCTGACGAAGCTCGGGCCGCAGGTGCGGGAGAAGGCGTTCGGTGTGAATGCCAAGGCCGCGTATCGGCTGGCGGTGAGTTGA
- a CDS encoding RimK family alpha-L-glutamate ligase, with protein sequence MASGERIFVQAIKRYCATHSIALDVRADGWLLAMRRGEQRRFAFGYDIGLNSAIAHRLANDKSATAEVLALEGVPCIPHRLFLNPKLGEKVVGVAWREAMLALLHDNPQGVVVKPNEGTSGRSVFRVTTETELDHAVGEAFSMSAGLVISPYVVIEDEVRVVLLDDVPLVVYSKQRGSDWRHNLDAGAKPVLMQDGDLRTACAKLAIDAAHAIGVTFASIDLVRVEGVWHVLEINSGVMMEALSKLHPELVRTTYDAALDLVFGDKH encoded by the coding sequence ATGGCGAGCGGCGAGCGGATCTTCGTCCAGGCGATCAAGCGCTATTGCGCAACCCATAGCATTGCGCTCGATGTCCGTGCCGATGGCTGGCTGCTCGCGATGCGCCGGGGCGAGCAACGCCGCTTCGCGTTCGGCTACGACATTGGCCTCAACAGCGCCATCGCGCACCGCCTGGCCAACGACAAATCGGCCACCGCCGAAGTGCTCGCGCTCGAGGGCGTGCCCTGCATTCCCCATCGCCTCTTCCTCAATCCCAAATTGGGCGAGAAAGTTGTCGGCGTCGCCTGGCGAGAGGCAATGCTGGCACTGCTTCACGACAATCCGCAAGGCGTGGTGGTGAAGCCGAACGAGGGGACGTCGGGACGATCCGTTTTCAGGGTAACGACGGAAACAGAGCTCGATCATGCGGTTGGCGAAGCCTTTTCGATGAGCGCCGGACTCGTGATCTCACCCTATGTCGTGATCGAGGACGAAGTTCGCGTGGTCCTGCTCGATGATGTGCCACTCGTCGTCTACAGCAAGCAGCGTGGCTCGGATTGGCGGCACAATCTCGATGCGGGCGCAAAGCCCGTGCTGATGCAGGACGGCGATCTTCGCACAGCCTGCGCAAAGCTCGCCATCGACGCCGCCCATGCCATCGGCGTCACCTTCGCCTCGATCGACCTCGTGCGCGTCGAGGGCGTCTGGCACGTGCTCGAGATCAATTCCGGCGTGATGATGGAGGCGCTGTCGAAGCTGCATCCGGAGCTGGTGCGGACGACGTACGATGCGGCGCTGGATCTGGTGTTTGGGGACAAACACTGA
- a CDS encoding ferredoxin--NADP reductase, whose translation MSAFYREKVLSVQHWTDTLFSFRATRDSGFRFQNGQFAMIGLEVEGRPLLRAYSMASANHEEELEFFSIKVQDGPLTSRLQKIKEGDTILVGRKATGTLITDNLIPGKRLMLLSTGTGLAPFASLIKDPEVYDQFDSIVLVHGCRQVSELAYGEKLVAGLREDELFGELLADKLIYYPTVTREPFKNRGRITDLISSEQIFNDIGQGPLDIATDRIMMCGSPAMLEELKLMFEGRDFVEGSGNKPGHFVIEKAFVER comes from the coding sequence ATGAGCGCGTTTTACCGAGAGAAGGTTCTTTCCGTCCAGCACTGGACCGACACCCTGTTCAGCTTTCGCGCCACCCGCGATTCCGGCTTCCGCTTCCAGAACGGCCAGTTCGCGATGATCGGCCTCGAGGTTGAGGGCCGCCCGCTGCTCCGCGCCTACAGCATGGCGAGCGCCAATCACGAGGAAGAGCTCGAGTTCTTCTCGATCAAGGTTCAGGACGGCCCGCTGACGTCGCGTCTCCAGAAGATCAAGGAAGGCGACACCATCCTGGTCGGCCGCAAGGCGACCGGCACGCTGATCACCGACAACCTCATTCCCGGCAAGCGGCTGATGCTGCTCTCGACCGGCACGGGCCTGGCGCCCTTCGCCAGCCTGATCAAGGACCCCGAGGTTTACGACCAATTCGACAGCATCGTGCTGGTGCACGGGTGCCGTCAGGTCTCCGAGCTCGCCTATGGCGAGAAGCTCGTCGCCGGTCTTCGCGAGGACGAACTGTTCGGGGAGTTGCTCGCGGACAAGCTCATCTACTACCCGACCGTGACCCGCGAGCCGTTCAAGAACCGCGGCCGCATCACCGACCTCATCAGCTCCGAGCAGATCTTCAACGACATCGGCCAGGGGCCGCTCGACATCGCGACCGACCGCATCATGATGTGCGGCAGCCCGGCGATGCTCGAGGAGCTGAAACTGATGTTCGAGGGCCGCGACTTTGTCGAGGGCTCCGGCAACAAGCCCGGCCATTTCGTGATCGAAAAGGCGTTCGTCGAGCGGTAG
- a CDS encoding FMN-binding glutamate synthase family protein, with protein sequence MGIVADVNKTQESSNLSSNLSPKWLPLAEEGIMETLLLPFSPRFIVLTICAVVTALLIGIGIADRKIFDILLIPILIFGALTALGVRDLMQKGHAVLRNYPISAHIRFLLEEIRPEMRQYFFESEKDGMPFSRDIRAVVYQRAKMQLDKRPFGTQEDVYRQGYEWMHHSVSPKTHAEEKFRVTIGGPDCAKPYSASVFNISAMSFGALSPNAVRALNAGAKKGGFAHDTGEGGFSPYHAEMGGDIIWEIGSGYFGCRHLDGTFDPEAFARVASQDQIKMVELKISQGAKPGHGGVLPAAKVSEEISKIRGVAMGEDCISPASHRAFSTPTGMMQFIGEMRKLSGGKPTGFKLCIGHPWEFLAICKAMIETGIYPDFIVVDGNEGGTGAAPLEFMDHLGMPMREGVSFVHNALIGINARDRIKIGASGKIATAFDMARAMSIGADYCNSARGFMFSLGCIQSLSCHTDRCPTGVATQDPTRARALYVPLKIDRVHNYHLATLHSLTELIAAAGLEHPQQLRPIHFSQRTSTTDVKSFAQLYPSLRPGELLEGTEDPRFRDAWRMARTETFQPAL encoded by the coding sequence ATGGGAATCGTGGCCGACGTGAATAAGACGCAGGAATCGTCCAACTTATCGTCCAACTTATCGCCCAAATGGCTGCCGCTGGCGGAAGAGGGGATCATGGAAACCCTGCTGCTGCCATTCTCCCCGCGCTTCATCGTCCTGACGATCTGCGCGGTGGTCACCGCGCTTCTGATCGGCATCGGCATCGCCGACCGCAAGATCTTCGACATCCTGCTGATCCCGATCCTGATCTTCGGCGCGTTGACGGCTCTTGGCGTCCGCGACCTCATGCAGAAGGGTCACGCCGTTCTGCGCAACTACCCGATCTCGGCGCATATCCGTTTTTTGCTCGAAGAGATACGCCCGGAGATGCGGCAGTACTTCTTCGAGAGCGAGAAGGACGGCATGCCGTTCTCGCGCGACATCCGTGCGGTGGTCTATCAGCGCGCCAAGATGCAGCTCGACAAGCGTCCGTTCGGCACCCAGGAGGACGTCTACCGCCAGGGTTATGAGTGGATGCATCATTCGGTCTCTCCGAAGACGCATGCCGAGGAGAAATTCCGCGTCACCATCGGCGGACCGGATTGCGCCAAGCCGTATTCGGCTTCGGTGTTCAACATTTCCGCCATGAGTTTTGGCGCGCTCAGCCCGAACGCCGTGCGCGCGCTGAATGCCGGCGCCAAGAAGGGCGGCTTCGCGCACGACACCGGCGAGGGCGGCTTCAGCCCCTATCACGCGGAGATGGGCGGCGACATCATCTGGGAGATCGGCTCGGGCTATTTCGGTTGCCGCCATCTCGACGGCACCTTCGATCCCGAAGCCTTCGCGCGCGTCGCGAGCCAGGACCAGATCAAGATGGTCGAGCTCAAGATCAGCCAGGGCGCCAAGCCCGGTCATGGCGGCGTGCTGCCGGCGGCGAAAGTCTCGGAGGAGATCTCCAAGATCCGCGGGGTCGCCATGGGCGAGGATTGCATCTCGCCGGCCTCGCATCGCGCCTTCTCGACGCCAACAGGCATGATGCAGTTCATCGGCGAGATGCGAAAGCTCTCCGGCGGCAAGCCGACCGGCTTCAAGCTGTGCATCGGCCATCCCTGGGAATTCTTGGCGATCTGCAAGGCGATGATAGAGACCGGCATCTATCCCGATTTCATCGTCGTCGACGGCAACGAGGGCGGCACCGGTGCCGCGCCACTGGAGTTCATGGACCATCTGGGCATGCCCATGCGCGAGGGCGTCAGTTTCGTCCACAACGCGCTGATCGGCATCAACGCGCGCGACCGCATCAAGATCGGCGCCTCCGGCAAGATCGCGACCGCGTTCGACATGGCACGCGCCATGTCGATCGGCGCGGACTACTGCAATTCGGCACGCGGCTTCATGTTCTCGCTCGGCTGTATCCAGTCGCTGAGCTGCCACACCGACCGCTGCCCGACCGGCGTCGCGACGCAGGACCCGACGCGGGCGCGCGCGCTCTACGTGCCGCTCAAGATCGACCGCGTGCACAATTATCACTTGGCGACGCTGCACTCGCTGACCGAGCTGATCGCCGCGGCCGGTCTCGAGCATCCGCAGCAGCTGCGCCCGATCCACTTCTCCCAGCGCACCTCGACGACGGACGTGAAATCCTTCGCGCAGCTTTATCCGTCGCTGCGTCCGGGCGAGCTGCTCGAAGGCACCGAAGACCCGCGCTTCCGCGACGCCTGGCGGATGGCGCGGACGGAGACGTTCCAGCCGGCGCTGTAG
- a CDS encoding PilZ domain-containing protein, whose translation MDERRDKARHRVLKAGTIEFGGGGAIDCTIRNLSDTGAALDVSSPVGIPDHFSLLVQADGTHLGCTVIWRKEKRIGVRFG comes from the coding sequence ATGGACGAGCGGCGCGACAAGGCAAGGCATCGCGTGCTGAAGGCCGGGACGATCGAGTTCGGCGGCGGCGGCGCGATCGACTGCACCATCCGCAACCTGTCAGATACCGGCGCCGCGCTCGACGTCAGCAGTCCCGTCGGCATCCCCGATCATTTCAGCCTGTTGGTCCAGGCCGACGGAACACATCTCGGCTGCACCGTGATCTGGCGCAAGGAAAAGCGGATCGGGGTGAGGTTCGGGTGA
- a CDS encoding hemolysin family protein — protein MLSAELAIVVVLIVINGLLSMSELAVVSSRPARLSMLAAKGVRGAERALTLAADPGKFLSTVQIGITLVGVLSGAFSGATLGQRLTQWLLELGLSAGIADIVGVGLVVTLITYATLIVGELVPKQVALRDPESIAVRVAPAMHVLAKVSLPLVFLLDLSGKLILTLLGHGGKSEEKVSEDEIHHLVSEAESAGVLESGEKEMIAGVMRLGDRPVGAIMTPRTEVNEIDLNDTPESIQATIAKSPHSRFPVSDGDRDKPIGVLQAKDLLVAFMNERTPDLRVLVREAPGIPASADARDVLAILKAAPVHVGLVYDEYGAFEGIVTTADILESIVGAFHSEEGPPEPAYVKRADDSLLVSGWMPVDEFGELLGIELPPHRYNTVAGLVLQQFNVLPDVGDAFDFGDWHIEVVDLDGRRIDKILASRRSEVETG, from the coding sequence ATGCTCTCCGCCGAACTCGCCATCGTCGTCGTCCTGATCGTCATCAACGGCTTGCTGTCCATGTCCGAGCTGGCCGTGGTCTCGTCACGCCCGGCCCGGCTGTCGATGCTCGCCGCCAAGGGGGTCCGCGGCGCCGAGCGGGCGCTGACGCTCGCAGCCGATCCCGGCAAATTCCTCTCGACGGTGCAGATCGGGATCACGCTGGTCGGCGTCCTCTCCGGCGCGTTTTCGGGCGCGACGCTCGGACAGCGGCTGACGCAATGGCTGCTCGAACTCGGCCTGTCCGCAGGAATTGCCGACATCGTCGGCGTGGGCCTGGTTGTCACGCTCATCACCTACGCCACCCTGATCGTCGGCGAACTGGTGCCCAAGCAGGTGGCGCTGCGCGATCCCGAAAGCATCGCGGTTAGGGTTGCACCCGCGATGCACGTGCTTGCGAAGGTCTCGCTGCCGCTGGTCTTCCTGCTCGATCTCTCCGGCAAGCTGATCCTCACGCTGCTCGGCCATGGCGGCAAGTCCGAAGAGAAGGTCTCGGAAGACGAGATCCATCATCTCGTCAGCGAAGCCGAAAGCGCGGGCGTGCTCGAGTCAGGTGAAAAGGAGATGATCGCGGGCGTGATGCGGCTCGGCGACCGGCCGGTCGGCGCGATCATGACGCCGCGCACGGAGGTCAACGAGATCGACCTGAACGATACGCCGGAGAGCATTCAAGCGACCATCGCCAAGAGTCCGCATTCGCGCTTTCCCGTGTCCGACGGCGACCGCGACAAGCCGATTGGCGTGCTCCAGGCCAAGGACCTGCTGGTCGCCTTCATGAACGAGCGCACGCCGGATTTGCGCGTGCTGGTCCGCGAGGCGCCCGGCATTCCCGCCTCGGCCGATGCCCGCGACGTGCTGGCGATCCTGAAGGCTGCGCCGGTGCATGTCGGCCTCGTCTACGACGAATACGGCGCCTTCGAAGGCATCGTGACGACGGCTGACATTCTGGAATCCATCGTCGGCGCCTTCCATTCCGAGGAAGGTCCGCCGGAACCGGCCTACGTTAAGCGCGCGGACGATTCGCTGCTGGTGTCAGGCTGGATGCCGGTCGACGAATTCGGCGAGCTGCTCGGCATCGAACTGCCGCCGCACCGCTACAACACCGTCGCCGGCCTCGTGCTGCAACAGTTCAACGTGCTGCCTGATGTCGGCGACGCCTTCGACTTCGGCGACTGGCACATCGAGGTGGTCGATCTCGACGGACGGAGGATCGACAAGATTCTCGCGAGCCGGCGGAGCGAAGTAGAGACGGGGTGA
- a CDS encoding methyl-accepting chemotaxis protein yields the protein MRIGKLFALSMLTVTVFAVILGAEVLIPQARIFTNRSDAIKTVDAFGATLMVSQHVAGLRAPYISPIFQENSATQAQIDGAAKAAKAADAAFEGARRAILVLDDSGPMIENLDRTARRLKDIYTAADRAMSVPLAARDSAVVKGFLPGVAEVIGNIEPIMNRLEAKVINADSSLAALLGLARTAQDLRVSAGSRAATLSPALSARRPLTAAEFSLMDRMQGRVEADRERIEAGIDQLGSPPRIATALKAAIDSYFGKAAAAVDKEMPAARGDGKYGINAEELATVIVPAIQMFYGVRDAALAEAAERASAARDGALAMLALAGVAVLALLGTLGGVTMMLRRRVVSPLSRLADVIATLAAGQHEVEIPVTGRNDEISQVAGSLQHFKDSLSAKKAADEAAAVEAEAKLRRSQRMDQIARDFEALIGEVINTVSSASSELEVSAGTLTSTADQSEKVTATVAAASEQASSNVQTVAAAAEEMASSVDEIGRQVQDSARVASEAVQQAARTNDYVGELAKAAGRIGDVVELISQIAGQTNLLALNATIEAARAGEAGRGFAVVASEVKALAEQTAKATGEISQQITGIQSATEDSVGAIKSISDTITRMSEIASAIASAVEEQGAATREISRNVQQAARGTQQVSASIVDVQRGASQTGSASSTVLASAKSLSGESSRLKLEVRKFLDAIRAA from the coding sequence ATGCGGATCGGGAAACTTTTTGCGCTGTCGATGCTGACGGTGACGGTGTTTGCAGTCATCCTTGGCGCCGAGGTGCTCATACCCCAGGCGCGCATCTTCACGAACCGCTCCGACGCGATCAAGACAGTAGACGCCTTTGGTGCGACCTTGATGGTCAGTCAGCACGTTGCCGGCCTTCGTGCCCCCTACATTTCCCCGATCTTCCAGGAGAATTCTGCGACGCAGGCCCAGATCGACGGCGCCGCGAAAGCCGCGAAAGCGGCCGATGCCGCATTCGAGGGGGCAAGGCGCGCCATCCTTGTGCTGGATGATTCCGGACCGATGATCGAAAACCTGGACCGTACCGCCCGGCGGCTCAAGGATATCTACACCGCTGCAGACCGCGCGATGAGCGTGCCCCTGGCGGCGCGCGACAGCGCTGTGGTCAAGGGCTTCCTACCGGGCGTTGCAGAGGTCATCGGCAATATCGAGCCGATCATGAACCGGCTCGAAGCGAAGGTCATCAATGCCGATTCCTCGCTTGCGGCACTGTTGGGCCTGGCGCGAACCGCACAGGATCTGCGCGTCTCGGCCGGCAGCCGGGCCGCCACGCTGTCGCCGGCGCTGAGCGCACGCCGACCGCTCACGGCAGCCGAATTCTCGCTGATGGATCGTATGCAGGGGCGTGTCGAGGCGGACCGCGAGCGCATCGAGGCCGGCATCGACCAGCTCGGAAGCCCGCCTCGCATCGCCACCGCGCTGAAAGCGGCGATCGATTCTTATTTTGGGAAAGCAGCCGCTGCCGTGGACAAGGAGATGCCTGCGGCACGTGGCGACGGCAAGTACGGCATCAACGCCGAAGAGCTGGCCACAGTCATTGTGCCCGCCATCCAGATGTTCTACGGCGTGCGCGATGCCGCGCTCGCGGAAGCTGCCGAGCGCGCCTCGGCCGCGCGCGATGGCGCGCTGGCGATGCTCGCGCTCGCGGGCGTGGCGGTGCTGGCGCTGCTGGGGACACTCGGTGGCGTGACCATGATGCTGCGCAGGCGCGTGGTGTCGCCGCTCAGCCGGCTCGCAGACGTGATCGCAACGCTCGCCGCCGGACAGCACGAGGTCGAGATTCCCGTGACGGGCCGCAATGACGAGATCAGCCAGGTGGCGGGCTCGCTCCAGCACTTCAAGGATTCGCTCTCGGCCAAGAAGGCCGCCGACGAGGCCGCCGCGGTGGAAGCCGAGGCGAAACTCCGGCGCAGCCAGCGCATGGACCAGATCGCGCGCGATTTCGAAGCGTTGATCGGCGAGGTCATCAACACCGTCTCGTCGGCATCGTCGGAGCTGGAAGTGTCGGCGGGAACGCTGACGAGCACCGCCGATCAATCGGAAAAGGTCACCGCAACCGTCGCGGCCGCCTCCGAGCAGGCCTCCAGCAACGTGCAGACCGTTGCCGCGGCCGCGGAGGAAATGGCGTCCTCGGTCGACGAGATCGGCCGGCAGGTCCAGGACTCCGCGCGGGTGGCCAGCGAAGCGGTGCAGCAGGCTGCGCGGACCAACGACTATGTCGGCGAGCTCGCCAAGGCTGCCGGCCGGATCGGCGACGTCGTCGAACTCATCAGCCAGATCGCGGGCCAGACCAATCTTCTGGCGCTCAATGCCACGATCGAGGCGGCGCGCGCCGGCGAGGCCGGACGCGGCTTCGCCGTGGTCGCCTCCGAGGTCAAGGCACTCGCCGAGCAGACCGCCAAGGCCACCGGCGAGATCAGCCAGCAGATCACGGGAATCCAGAGCGCGACGGAGGATTCCGTTGGCGCCATCAAGTCGATCAGCGACACCATCACCCGCATGTCCGAGATCGCATCGGCGATCGCCTCCGCGGTCGAGGAGCAGGGCGCGGCGACGCGGGAGATTTCCCGCAACGTGCAGCAGGCGGCGCGCGGCACCCAACAGGTCTCCGCCAGCATCGTCGACGTGCAGCGCGGCGCGAGCCAGACCGGATCGGCCTCCTCCACCGTGCTCGCGTCAGCGAAGTCGCTGTCCGGCGAGAGCAGCCGCCTCAAGCTCGAGGTCAGGAAGTTCCTGGACGCGATCCGGGCGGCCTAG